The nucleotide sequence AACGAGTCTTGCTGTCGCTGTCCTGTTTAACAGACAGCTCGACTTTATCCGGAGTACCCGATAATTGTGCCTGAAAACGCACCTCTCCCTCGTCGATCCATGCCCATACCTCCTCTACGAATATCTCCCGTTCTTTTGCCCAGCCCTGTTCCACTGTATTTCCCAAGCATAAAGTGAATAGGAGAAGTACACATAGCAACCGCCGCGTGATTATTCCCACAAAAATCCCCCTCATCCTTTTTCTAGCTTTACAGTAGAAAAAGACAGAGAGGGGGTGCAAATATTTTTACTGAGTCGTATGGTTGCGGATTCCTTGTCGTTCCCATGCATTTGCAATGATACGGAAGGGTAGTTGATAATCCTTTAGCTCGTGCCCTTGCCCGGAGGCTTTATTTTGATAGGGGAAGCCCTTGTTCACGTCAAAACGAAAGGAAACGGAGTAATAGACTGCGTAGCTCGTATCCTTTTGGAAGCCATGCTGTTTATCCCCCATCAAAGGCGTATCTACTCCCACTTCACGAGTTCCTAGCTTGGAAGCGGAATAGGAGGGGCCTCTCCAGTGCTTGGGAGACACTTGTTGCAAGGCTAGCAACGACTGTAACGGCGTTTGGCGCAAGCCAGTTTCCGAAATCCACGCTCGCGCAGATGTCACGACAGGAAGCTGGTTGCTCACAGGATGGCGGTGTCGATCCTTCAGCTCCACTTGGGTCAAGATGCGCTCCCCCGCGTAGTAATCGTTTGGCTGGCTGTTTGGATACCGATCTCTGGCATGATACGCTTCCCATTCGGCTGTATGTCGAATCGAGCCTGTTGCATTCGGCTCAAATACTTCAAAGGAGCGCTCTCCCCCTTTGACCGTAATGGTATAGCGTCCTGCCATTGTTTTGGATATGTTCTGTGGTTCACACACCACTTCATCTTCGTCGTTCGTCGTGCAGCTCTCGTAGGACAGTTCAAAATCGACCTGATAATCCATCACGATGACAAAGCCGTTGATTTCTGCTTTGTACTTTTGGGATTGGAGTACTTGGCGCCAAGTCGTCTGTGTGGGGACCGTGGTTCCTGTGTACACGACCTCTGTGCCTGTAGATGCACTGCTTACCTGCCATTGCATTGGCGCTCCAGGGCCTGTCAGCTTCAGATCAAGCTGCGATGGCGTATAGACTGCCATGCTCTTGGCATCTGAAATCCACCCGGGATTCGCAGTGACGGTTACGTTTTTAATATCGTCCCCGCTGACTGAACTTTCCAATTGCGCCTTGAATTCCGTGATTTTCTGATTGATCTCCTGCTCTGTTTTTTGGAAGCCTTCGTTTATTTTCGACTGATCAATGACCACGTGAATCCTAGCAGGTTCACGTTCCCACACGCCATCTGCATGTAGCGGCAGTTTTTGTAGCTGTCGACCATCACTGTCATAAATCTCTAAGCCAATTTCACCGCCATCAAAATCGTCTCCACCCCCAGGCGGCTCGGGAACTTCCCCACCAATGATTTTCACTGGCCAAGTCGCACGATTGTCCGTCCAGATCGTTTCATTTTCCGGCATGGATTTCGCAGGGTTGATATGGGCGATGAAATCCTCAGATTTTTGCGGATACTTCGTCGGAACCGTTATTTTACGCACCTCTCCCGGCTTAAATTCCTTCACATCCAAGCTGGTTTCCTTCACCGAGCTAGCCCAACGAACAGCCAATTTCGTATCATGCGTTAATTTCCCGGCATTCTTCACGTTGAATGTAATCGTCGCATCGGTTCCTGCGGCTTGAGGGCTCTTCGGATTAATTTGAAAGCTCGATTTCACAATAAGCAAATTCTCTCCATCCGGCTTTGGAGTGCCTTTTCCGATTTGTACAAAATAATGTCCGTCACAGCCATCACTTTGGGGTGAATAAAATTGCACCTTGTACAGACCTTCTAGAAGAAGATCGTTCCCATCTTTCGGAAAATATACCCAATGTCCATTTGTGGAGGTGTTAGATCCATCCAGTTCTTTACCATTTCGCTTTCTTTCCCAGTTTCCTGTGGCCGGATTGAACCACCTCATCGAAAAGCGACTATCCTCGGACAAAAACATGTGAAAACGATACCCGTCTGGAATTTCATCTGCTGCTATTTCAATCGTTTCTCCACGTTTAATTTCTTTGCTCCACTTTTGGTTTTTCAGATCAATTTCTACAGACACCAAAATATCCCGGCATTTTTGGTCAGATTCAATGGTGAATCGTACTTCACCCGTGCAGCCAGTCTCGGACTCGAACAGCAGTACAATTTCATCACCAACATCCACAGTACCTGGCAACATGAGCCTGAATTGCTCGTCCGCTGCAAGCTTGTCGGTTAACGTTGTTTTTCCTTCGGGAGTCTTCAAATACCAAGTACCAGATACCTTCGAGGAAAACGATAGATTGGTATCGTAGTGATCTCCGAGATCAGTAAAGTATTTGAAATACACCGGGTCTGTCAGTGTATATCCTGAACTGGCTGATCCATTCATCAGTTCGCCTTCCGGGGAAAATGGCAGCGGCGGCTCGCTATGTACCAAGAATTTAACCTTTTTTTGGTCCGCTATTGTGCAGGAGGCATCTTTTACTACGATCGTGATTTCCCAATTGCAGTCAGGCCGATCCTTCCACTGTGTCCCATCGAGGTTAAGCTTCAGTTTGTACGTTTTTCCTTGCTCAAACTGAACATCATACGGGTCATGAATATTCCCGTACGGAAGTTTTAAGGTAGGGGAATGATAGGATCGCCATCTGCCATTGTCACTTTCCTCGACTGGTAAGATATAGATTTTTCCATTTGGAAGTGTCACATCCCACTTGAGCGATGCTTCCTCGCTATCTCCGTATTTGGTTGTGTATTTGGCTCGGAACGTTAGCGTGTCAAACGGCATAATCTCAATCGTTTCACCGTTTCTCACCGCAGATGCCGACAGTGTAACGATGGGGCACGAGTCTTCGCCGTCTGGCGACTTGACTCTCAAATATTTCTCCCAGCATTCTGTTCCATCATCACTGATGTAGACGACTTTTATCCTTCCAGAGCTCCCGATGCTTCCTGTCCCGACCTTCCTGTTGCCATTCGCCCCAGGCTTCATGTCATACCCATTCATGGTGAACTTCCCCGATTTATTGGCATAGAGAGTGATTTCGGCATTTTTTTCGACAGCAATATCTGAGCCACCGCTTGCAACAGCATTGTGGTCTTTCATATCCTTGTCGCCAACGACTTGAATGTCCAGTTTGGTTTTTGTCGATCCGATCGAACAGGCTGGACCTGGGTCAGGCTTTTCGGGATCGGGTTTTTCCGGTGGGGTTACATCACCTACTGTGAATTGTGCTGTGTAAGGTGTGGAAACATTTATGCTGCTCGATCCTTGGCGACTTCTTTGATGCAGATCAGTGATCGTTAGCGATACTTCATACACACCTGGCTCGGTAGGCTTATATTCGGTATTTTTATAGGCCCACTTGTAGCCTGGGGGACTGCTTGTCTCGTATACCGTGGGGATAGCCGTGCTTGGATCGTTGAATTTTTGATTAGATAAGATGCTCTTGTATCCACGCCCTGTTGTCTTGTTGATCACATTTAAAGACCATACAAAAATGCCGCGGTCATAGTAAGAAAAGTCCGTGGCATTTGCATGGATCTCAACGGTTTCGTTGAGGTTGTATTTGGTTTTGTTGGTGGTTATGCTACCGCTGGGTTGTGGGGTTGTGCGGAAGTGGCCTACTGAGATGTATCCGCCCTTGCCGTCTGGGACGAGGTTGTCTCCTTTGGTGTAGCCTGCGCCGCCTGAGGCGGAGGCTAGTTCTGCGAGGTTGTAGGCTTGGTACTCTTCGAAATCTCTTATAGTACTACTAGAAACAGTTTTACTATAAACATTAGCAGTTCCACCCAAGATATAATTTGGATTTCCGCCGAACCGTTTGATCCAGTAGTTCGTTTCACTTTCGTCTACGAAGTACCATCCTCTATCTGCTTTTTTGTTGATATCAGCGAATCCTAATACCCTATTTCCATCAATGACCCTATCTACTTCAATTTGTGATACTGTTGCACCGAGTTCTCCATCTATTCCCGAAATCGCAAGAATGTCAAAATGATTTTTCGGTGCAAGCTCTTTCTGTGAATCTACAGTAGCAACACCAATGCCGTGGTAGTTTGGTGTTGCACCTGCAAAATTTGAATAAATAGTAAGTAGCCCGCTTATGAGACAAAAGGAGAGCACAGAAAAAATTAATTTCCTGTGCCTTATTATAAGTTTTATCATTATTTTGTACCCTTCGCTTTATAAAATTTCCGTGTATTATCAACTCGCTCAAAAGTAGGTAATTTGTGATACATAAAAGCACCAGCATCGGTTGAGTCGTTATTATTTATGATTACTAAAGACATATAGTCTGCGCCGTTTATTAAAATACTGAAGGATTCATTATTTAAAAAACCTTCTTTAACGTTTTGTTTTGAGACAAACATCGCCCTTATCATAAAATCACTATCACCCTTAGGCACCTTCCCACTAATCTTCCCATTCACAACCTTCAAGCTCTTATGAAACTCATCCGCATACTTCGCCCCTTGCTCAAGCTGCCACTTATCCTTCCACAAATATCGCAAAATCTCCGCCGCTTCGCCTCGCGTCACAGGCAAATCCTCACGAAATTTAGGCTGACCACTAGGTGCAGGCTTCATCCATCCCCACGTGATAAGCGCCCCAGTATTGGTTAAATTCGGATTCTTTTCACCCCGAATCGGCTTCCATGCAGCATACACCAGCGCTGCCGTTTCTTCCTTCGTCAACAGTCTGTTCGGCTCTATCTTCACCCCCGCCAAAATCCCCGCCTTCTGCGCCTTCTCATAGCTCATCTTCGCCCAGTGCCCTGCCGGGAGCTGTGATACGGGTGCCACCTCCTTCAATCCGCGAATGGCTACTAAACTCGCGATAAACTGTCCCTGCGTGATTTGACTATTCGGATAGAAGTTTCCTTTGCTATCCAGCCATAAGTATTTCTTCTGTACACCGAAATCAATAGCTGCCTTTGCTGTATGTGAAGCGTAATCCTTCGCTGACGCTTTCGCTTGAACGGTAGGACTGTCAGCAACTCCAGTAAACCCTGCCACTGTGAGTACAGATGCTAGTAGGTACGACATCATTGCACGTTTGTTCATGGAATGACCCCCTCTTTACCGGATATTTTACCTATATTATCCATTTTCGGAAAGAGTCTGATTGAGGTTCCTTTGCAAAAAGCTTCGCAACGTATTCTCGGATACCGCCCCTTCCAACTTATCGACAACCTTACCTTTTTCGACGACAAAAACAGTGGGGGTTGCCTCTGCCCCGAGTCGCGACGCTTCATCCAGCTCTTTCTGCTTATGGATATCCAGTCGTTGGATCATTTCCGGTGGATAAGCCTTCACAGCTCTCTCGAATGTCGGGCCGAACTCCGTGCAATATCCGCAGCTATCACTATAGACGTACACCACTCTTACTTCATGGGCACTGGCTGTACCCCACGCACTTATACCGACGGCAAGCATAACAACACCGAACGCGATCCACAGCCACCATTGCTTGCTTCTCCTCACGTCCATCTCCCTTTCGCTAATCAAAATGTTTCATAACCTATGCACTTGTCAAAGAACGATGCCCGTATTATGCGGCTCCGAGCTGAGACAAAAAAAGCCAGCCCCATTGGACTGGCTGACATGTATAAAAAAAAGACGTACCACAACTCTTGCAAGTTCGTACGCCGTGCTTGTCCTCGTATGATGTTCCCTATTACATAAGTGCAGTGTCGCCGTCTTCCTTCATCAGCGCACGCAGTTCTTCAATAAATGCCTGCCCTTTTTGAATCTCTTCCTCTGTGTAGCGCTGCTTGCTTTTAAACGTAAAGATTTTGCCCTTCATTTCCTCATAAGGCAGGTGGTTGAAATACAGAATCGTAGAAACCAGCTCGAGAAAACGGGAATTCTCCTCGTTCATACGCAAAATCGCACGTTCTCCACTACCGAAGTCAACCTCATGAAACTTGAGAAAATCATGACCGGTTTCGTTCAAAGAGTAACGATACATATGAATGGCACCTTTACTCTCCATTTGCTCATCCAGAAGCCCCATGTTGCACAGCTCATCTACTCTAAGTGTCAGCTCTTCCGAATATGGTCCGTACATGTGAAACTCGTAGCGCTCATCGAAATCCATCTCCAGATGTTTTCCTATGTACACCATCTTTTGCAATTTTTTTCGCCCGCTCACTTCGCCGACTATCTCAATCAGGCGTATGATCTTGGCGTGACGATTAAGCATCCTCCATCACTCCCAGACGTTCTCGAATCTTACGGGAGAGATCCCCCGGCAAAGCCATGACTTTATCCAATGGAAAGTACAGCTTGTAATCAAAGCGCCGCTTTCCGCTAATGGCCTGTACAATTTCTGACTTCTGTGACAGCTCGACCAGTTCACCTGAAGGCATTTGGAGCATAATCGGAATGCGCTCCTCTTCTTCTCCGGCACGGTAAAAATCATACGGAAGATCGGAGGTCGTGTCTACCTCCAAATAATACATCGGATCAATTCCGGCAGATTGAAATAGTTCTTTCAGCTCAGACAGCAAGCGGAAATCCCTCGGATTATATTCGACGTATTTAAAGAGATTCCTGTCCAAAAAACGGGCGCATAAATCTTTCAACACAGGGTCTTGCTCCCTGCGCCAGAGCTGCATATAGAAAAGAATAATGGACTCATCAAGCGCCAAATAGTCAGCGAGCTCTACCTTTTCCTGCAAGAAAGGCAGCAGCATGACAGGCTCCTGCATGAACGGATAGCCTTGGGAGAACAAGAGTTTCGCCCGTTGAAAAATTTTGCACAAGATGACTTCGGCACTTCGTGTCACGGGATGGAAATAGACCTGCCAATACATTTGATAGCGAGACATGATGTAGTCTTCGACAGCATGCATCCCGCTGAATTTAAAGACAATGCCATCCTCCTGCGGCCGCATGACACGCAAGATTCTCTCAATCTCGAAATTGCCGTAATTGACGCCCGTATAATAAGCATCACGCAGCAAGTAATCCATCCGATCAGCATCGAGCTGGCTGGAAATGAGGCTTACGATCAGTTTATTGTCATATGTCTTATTAATCACTTCTGCCAATTTCTTCGGGAAGCTATCATCAAACCGACGAAGAATTCGGTTGATTTGCGTATCTCCAAGCAAAATGGCACGCGTCCAATCCTCGTGGTGATACTTGAACACCTTTTCAAACGAATGGGAAAACGGACCGTGGCCCACATCGTGGAGCAAAGCCGCACATAGACACAGCAGCTTTTCCTCGTACGTCAACTGAATACGGCCTTCGAACGTCTCCAAAATTCTGCGCATCAGTTCATACACGCCAAGCGAGTGGTTAAAACGGCTATGCTCTCCACCGTGAAACGTAAAAAAGCTGGTGCCCAGTTGCTTGACTCTGCGCAGACGCTGGAATTCTGCCGAGTTGATCAAATCCCAAATGAATTTGTCCCGCACGTGGACGTAGCGGTGAACAGGGTCTTTGAATACCTTTTCTTCATGAAGAAGCTGGGGCTGTTGCATCCTGGACACTCCCTTCCTGTACTGCTTTTTATCTATTACTGACAGTGAATTTTGATTCTATCATATCATACGACAGAGTAGAGAGAAAAAAGTAACAGCGACGAACCTCCTAAAAGGTCGTCGCCGCTCTCAAACCTACAACATGTCTGCCTCAGGCCCATACAAATCCGGGCGCTTCGCGGCTTTTTTCGCCAGCCTTTTGATCTTGTGCTGCGTCAGAACCATATAGAAGGACGGCACGACGATCAAGGTCAAAAGTGTCGAGAACGCCAAACCGGAAATAATAGTGACTGCAAGCGGTTTGAACAAAACGTCACCCGAAATAGCTAACGGCATCATCCCCGCAATCGCTGTAAGCGAGGTCAAAAGAATAGGCCGCAGTCGTGCCTCACACGCAGAAATAACCGCCTGCTTCAGCTCCATGCCTGTATGGCGTGCCTCCTCGATGAACTCGATCAAAACGATCCCGTTACGCACCACGATGCCCGCCAAAGCAATAATCCCCATCATTGTCATAAAGCCAAGTGGTGTCTGGGTCACGAACAAGCCGATCAAGCTCCCCGATACAGCGAGGTAAATCGTACTGGTAACCAGTACAGGAATGGTCAAGGAATAGAATTGCATCGCGATCAAAATCAGGATCAGGAAAACGACAAGAATCGAGAGTTTGCCCATGTCGATAAAAATATCAGTCTGCTCGGAAGTCTCGCCGCCAATCTCATAGCGGTATCCTTCAGGCAAGGACATGCTATCGAGCATCGGCTTAATCTCTGCCATTACTTCTGTCGCCGTTCTACCTTTCAGATCACTGGTAACCGTCACGCTCCGCGACAAATCGCGATGTGGGATCGTCTGTGTACTAAAAGTTGGTTTTACTTCCGCAAGCTGTGACAACGGAATCAGCTCTCCACGCGCATTGGCGATGCTGAGCCGCTGGAACAGCAATGCAGGGTCTTCCTCACCTTTTTGCAAGAACAGCTTCATATCTATCAGGTCTGAGCCCGTATCAAACTCGCTGACGGTAATGCCTTCGCTCACGAGACGCAATGTCGTGGACAAGTCGGTGTAGTTGACGAGCTTTTGCTCCATCAGCTCTTTATTGACGACAAATTCCAAGGTGTAGCGTTCTACCCCGAAATCGTCTTGCACATTGTACGTTCCCTCTAATCCGGCAACCTTTTCTTTTGCTTGTGCAGAAAGAGAGCGCAGCGTCTCAATATTCTCTCCATAAAAACGAATCACGACTGGTTTTCCAACCGGTGGACCTGCCTCCAGCTGCTTCGTCAAGATACTCGCTTCCGGATACAGCTTTTTAAATTCCTCCGTCCACGGTTCCAGCATGTTCTCGAGATGGGTCTCTTTTTCACTATAACGAACCACTAGCTGTCCGACGGTAATGCCGCTTCCGGCAGCTGTATCTCCACCGAACATTTTTGGTGCACTGCCTCCCGCGTACGCAGATACCGCCTCGATGCCAGGCTGCTTCAACACCCAATCTGCCGTCCCGCGCACCACTCGGTCTGTTTCTTCCAGACTGTTGCCCACGGGGAGACGAATATCGATGAGAAACTGCGGGCGATCATCGTTCGGGAACAATTCCACCGGAGTGAGCGGTATCAACCCATATGCTGCCGTTCCAATCAATACGCCAATCATTCCTGCCAAAAGCGGTCGCTTCAAAATTTTCGGCATGAACTTGCTGGCATACCATTTGGTTAGCTGCAACAATTGTTTCCCCAAAAGTCCAGCGGGCTTGCGATACCCTTCTACGCCAGCCTTTCTACGTTGCTCATACCATTGGCGAAAGATCGGGATGATCGTCAGCGACATGATCATCGACGCCAGCATTGTCATCGAAATAATGACAGG is from Brevibacillus brevis and encodes:
- a CDS encoding YwgA family protein, which codes for MLNRHAKIIRLIEIVGEVSGRKKLQKMVYIGKHLEMDFDERYEFHMYGPYSEELTLRVDELCNMGLLDEQMESKGAIHMYRYSLNETGHDFLKFHEVDFGSGERAILRMNEENSRFLELVSTILYFNHLPYEEMKGKIFTFKSKQRYTEEEIQKGQAFIEELRALMKEDGDTALM
- a CDS encoding S-layer homology domain-containing protein, which translates into the protein MNKRAMMSYLLASVLTVAGFTGVADSPTVQAKASAKDYASHTAKAAIDFGVQKKYLWLDSKGNFYPNSQITQGQFIASLVAIRGLKEVAPVSQLPAGHWAKMSYEKAQKAGILAGVKIEPNRLLTKEETAALVYAAWKPIRGEKNPNLTNTGALITWGWMKPAPSGQPKFREDLPVTRGEAAEILRYLWKDKWQLEQGAKYADEFHKSLKVVNGKISGKVPKGDSDFMIRAMFVSKQNVKEGFLNNESFSILINGADYMSLVIINNNDSTDAGAFMYHKLPTFERVDNTRKFYKAKGTK
- a CDS encoding ABC transporter permease, translated to MLSFCLISGLLTIYSNFAGATPNYHGIGVATVDSQKELAPKNHFDILAISGIDGELGATVSQIEVDRVIDGNRVLGFADINKKADRGWYFVDESETNYWIKRFGGNPNYILGGTANVYSKTVSSSTIRDFEEYQAYNLAELASASGGAGYTKGDNLVPDGKGGYISVGHFRTTPQPSGSITTNKTKYNLNETVEIHANATDFSYYDRGIFVWSLNVINKTTGRGYKSILSNQKFNDPSTAIPTVYETSSPPGYKWAYKNTEYKPTEPGVYEVSLTITDLHQRSRQGSSSINVSTPYTAQFTVGDVTPPEKPDPEKPDPGPACSIGSTKTKLDIQVVGDKDMKDHNAVASGGSDIAVEKNAEITLYANKSGKFTMNGYDMKPGANGNRKVGTGSIGSSGRIKVVYISDDGTECWEKYLRVKSPDGEDSCPIVTLSASAVRNGETIEIMPFDTLTFRAKYTTKYGDSEEASLKWDVTLPNGKIYILPVEESDNGRWRSYHSPTLKLPYGNIHDPYDVQFEQGKTYKLKLNLDGTQWKDRPDCNWEITIVVKDASCTIADQKKVKFLVHSEPPLPFSPEGELMNGSASSGYTLTDPVYFKYFTDLGDHYDTNLSFSSKVSGTWYLKTPEGKTTLTDKLAADEQFRLMLPGTVDVGDEIVLLFESETGCTGEVRFTIESDQKCRDILVSVEIDLKNQKWSKEIKRGETIEIAADEIPDGYRFHMFLSEDSRFSMRWFNPATGNWERKRNGKELDGSNTSTNGHWVYFPKDGNDLLLEGLYKVQFYSPQSDGCDGHYFVQIGKGTPKPDGENLLIVKSSFQINPKSPQAAGTDATITFNVKNAGKLTHDTKLAVRWASSVKETSLDVKEFKPGEVRKITVPTKYPQKSEDFIAHINPAKSMPENETIWTDNRATWPVKIIGGEVPEPPGGGDDFDGGEIGLEIYDSDGRQLQKLPLHADGVWEREPARIHVVIDQSKINEGFQKTEQEINQKITEFKAQLESSVSGDDIKNVTVTANPGWISDAKSMAVYTPSQLDLKLTGPGAPMQWQVSSASTGTEVVYTGTTVPTQTTWRQVLQSQKYKAEINGFVIVMDYQVDFELSYESCTTNDEDEVVCEPQNISKTMAGRYTITVKGGERSFEVFEPNATGSIRHTAEWEAYHARDRYPNSQPNDYYAGERILTQVELKDRHRHPVSNQLPVVTSARAWISETGLRQTPLQSLLALQQVSPKHWRGPSYSASKLGTREVGVDTPLMGDKQHGFQKDTSYAVYYSVSFRFDVNKGFPYQNKASGQGHELKDYQLPFRIIANAWERQGIRNHTTQ
- a CDS encoding HD domain-containing protein, whose product is MQQPQLLHEEKVFKDPVHRYVHVRDKFIWDLINSAEFQRLRRVKQLGTSFFTFHGGEHSRFNHSLGVYELMRRILETFEGRIQLTYEEKLLCLCAALLHDVGHGPFSHSFEKVFKYHHEDWTRAILLGDTQINRILRRFDDSFPKKLAEVINKTYDNKLIVSLISSQLDADRMDYLLRDAYYTGVNYGNFEIERILRVMRPQEDGIVFKFSGMHAVEDYIMSRYQMYWQVYFHPVTRSAEVILCKIFQRAKLLFSQGYPFMQEPVMLLPFLQEKVELADYLALDESIILFYMQLWRREQDPVLKDLCARFLDRNLFKYVEYNPRDFRLLSELKELFQSAGIDPMYYLEVDTTSDLPYDFYRAGEEEERIPIMLQMPSGELVELSQKSEIVQAISGKRRFDYKLYFPLDKVMALPGDLSRKIRERLGVMEDA
- a CDS encoding thioredoxin family protein, whose product is MDVRRSKQWWLWIAFGVVMLAVGISAWGTASAHEVRVVYVYSDSCGYCTEFGPTFERAVKAYPPEMIQRLDIHKQKELDEASRLGAEATPTVFVVEKGKVVDKLEGAVSENTLRSFLQRNLNQTLSENG
- a CDS encoding efflux RND transporter permease subunit, whose protein sequence is MIKYIVQKRKITLLFFSMIVLVGSLSFFQLPKQEMPDIIVNMATITTVYPGASPEKVEQAVTKKLEEKINELQGLNYISSSSSLGVSFIMVEAKSDVDPKQKWDELRKKVKDAEADLPADAKQPIINDDLNRTFVQSFSVTADTREELYSMRTMLKSWKEQLRTIPNVADVLVEGLPEQEVHIEVDTQKLSQYGITWSQVMMAVKKENEKIPLGDLTTEKRTYQLKLAENTDVEELNKVIISRSKEGFPIYLKDIGSVKMTTETVKTTSYFNGKPSITISVNAETGSDVPSLQKRVDEMMVTLDKTLPAGAERHSIYSQNERVDELFSDLTREMMIAIIAVLVVCALGLNLITSLVVAMAIPISLAVGLMFLPSLGISLNMISIVSLIIVLGILVDDAVVVNDNIERRLSVLGEKPMAAAVNGAKEVSISITTATLATIASFAPLMFLSGNVGQFIRPVPVIISMTMLASMIMSLTIIPIFRQWYEQRRKAGVEGYRKPAGLLGKQLLQLTKWYASKFMPKILKRPLLAGMIGVLIGTAAYGLIPLTPVELFPNDDRPQFLIDIRLPVGNSLEETDRVVRGTADWVLKQPGIEAVSAYAGGSAPKMFGGDTAAGSGITVGQLVVRYSEKETHLENMLEPWTEEFKKLYPEASILTKQLEAGPPVGKPVVIRFYGENIETLRSLSAQAKEKVAGLEGTYNVQDDFGVERYTLEFVVNKELMEQKLVNYTDLSTTLRLVSEGITVSEFDTGSDLIDMKLFLQKGEEDPALLFQRLSIANARGELIPLSQLAEVKPTFSTQTIPHRDLSRSVTVTSDLKGRTATEVMAEIKPMLDSMSLPEGYRYEIGGETSEQTDIFIDMGKLSILVVFLILILIAMQFYSLTIPVLVTSTIYLAVSGSLIGLFVTQTPLGFMTMMGIIALAGIVVRNGIVLIEFIEEARHTGMELKQAVISACEARLRPILLTSLTAIAGMMPLAISGDVLFKPLAVTIISGLAFSTLLTLIVVPSFYMVLTQHKIKRLAKKAAKRPDLYGPEADML